A single region of the Hylaeus volcanicus isolate JK05 chromosome 5, UHH_iyHylVolc1.0_haploid, whole genome shotgun sequence genome encodes:
- the LOC128876502 gene encoding histone deacetylase complex subunit SAP30 homolog translates to MNGFSTGEEDSRGAADQICCLVDEGERCTRPAGNASYSKRIQKTVTQRRLKLNLDQVARHIYICDYHKQVIQCARSKQQQQRRRKDSEEDSGETDNDLPEVDLFQLQVGTLRRYKRHYKVSTRPGLNKAQLADTLMKHFKTIPVVEKEALSFFIYTVKTNANKLDQKNGLSNDTT, encoded by the exons atgaatggatTCAGTACCGGTGAAGAAGATTCCAGAGGAGCTGCTGATCAAATTTGTTGCCTTGTAGATGAGGGTGAACGATGCACTCGGCCAGCTGGCAACGCTTCTTACAGTAAACGTATTCAAAAAACTGTAACACAGCGGCGATTAAAACTTAATCTTGATCAAGTG GCACGTCATATATACATTTGTGATTATCATAAACAAGTAATACAATGCGCAAGATctaaacaacaacaacagcgtAGGCGTAAGGATTCAGAAGAAGATTCAGGCGAAACAGATAATGATCTTCCAGAGGTCGATCTTTTTCAATTACAAGTTGGCACATTAAGGCGGTACAAAAGGCACTACAAAGTTTCTACACGACCAGGCTTAAATAAAGCTCAGTTAGCTGAT acGCTTATGAAGCATTTCAAGACCATCCCTGTAGTTGAAAAAGAAGCACTAagctttttcatttatacagtAAAAACTAATGCAAATAAATTGGATCAAAAAAATGGTTTAAGTAATGATACTACATAG
- the LOC128876500 gene encoding exosome complex component RRP45 isoform X2, which yields MKESLLTNCERKFVNKSVERGTRLDGRNLLEARPVKIYFGSNWGSCMVLLGQTRAVVQVTSDIQQPKTSRPNEGMLHINVELNPMAAQHFDAGKQSESSILISRQLEKCFKDSKCIDLESLCIVADKKAWNLRVDINIINHDGNLIDCASIATLAALSHFHRPDVTSTGEDIIIHPFSEKDPLPLTLYHYPVCVSFITFESGNTIMDPTYLEERVGVAQLTLGVNSYREVCSLHFNYLTKTMTVEDVISAVSSYAANYAAELLKQIKEAVAYDVEARYKKDDRNTNRFKESITMNKFTTMNSERISIKLRKWGEIGKIEPDDYTEEDENKYRIIKPGEGSAELIIDSSVSVGDGGPNTWNMSESSEEETNDIEIAAEVKKKETIVLDNIELSGDSEEETVEMLNLKDIS from the exons ATGAAGGAATCTTTGTTAACCAATTGTGAAAgaaagtttgtaaataaatcagTGGAACGAGGAACG cgaTTAGATggcagaaatttattggaagcGCGACctgttaaaatttattttggatcAAATTGGGGTAGCTGTATGGTTTTACTTGGGCAAACTag agCTGTGGTGCAAGTAACTTCTGATATTCAACAACCTAAAACATCTCGTCCCAATGAAGGGATGTTGCATATAAATGTTGAACTTAATCCAATGGCTGCACAACATTTTGATGCTGGTAAACAATCTGAGTCTTCGATATTGATTAGCAGACAACTGGAAAAGTGTTTCAAAGATTCTAAGTGTATAGACTTAGAATCCTTATGTATTGTAGCTGATAAGAAG GCATGGAACTTAAGAGTcgacattaatattattaatcatgatggaaatttaattgattgTGCATCAATTGCAACATTAGCTGCTCTGTCACATTTTCATAGGCCAGATGTGACTTCAACTGGCGAAGACATTATAATTCATCCATTTTCTGAAAAAGATCCTTTGCCTTTGACATTATATCATTATCCAGTTTGTGTCTCTTTTATAACATTTGAGAG tGGAAACACAATTATGGATCCCACATATCTAGAAGAACGAGTTGGTGTAGCTCAACTTACTCTTGGTGTAAATTCGTACAGAGAAGTTTGTagtttgcattttaattatttaaccaaaaCTATGACTGTGGAAGATGTTATATCAGCAGTATCTAGTTATGCAGCAAACTATGCAGCCGAATTACTGAAACAGATTAAAGAGGCAGTAGCATATGATGTAGAAGCAAg GTATAAGAAAGATGACCGTAATACAAATCGTTTTAAAGAATCTAtaacaatgaataaatttactaCAATGAACAGTGAACGCATTAGTATTAAACTACGTAAATGGGGTGAAATAGGAAAAATCGAACCTGatg ATTATACAGAAgaggatgaaaataaatataggaTTATAAAACCTGGAGAAGGTTCTGCTGAATTAATAATAGATAGT agTGTATCGGTTGGTGACGGTGGACCAAATACGTGGAATATGTCGGAATCCTCCGAGGAAGAAACAAATGACATTGAAATTGCAGCTGAagtgaagaagaaagaaacgatagTGTTAGATAACATAG AATTAAGCGGAGATAGCGAAGAAGAAACAGTTGAAATGctgaatttaaaagatatatcataa
- the LOC128876500 gene encoding uncharacterized protein LOC128876500 isoform X1, protein MKESLLTNCERKFVNKSVERGTRLDGRNLLEARPVKIYFGSNWGSCMVLLGQTRAVVQVTSDIQQPKTSRPNEGMLHINVELNPMAAQHFDAGKQSESSILISRQLEKCFKDSKCIDLESLCIVADKKAWNLRVDINIINHDGNLIDCASIATLAALSHFHRPDVTSTGEDIIIHPFSEKDPLPLTLYHYPVCVSFITFESGNTIMDPTYLEERVGVAQLTLGVNSYREVCSLHFNYLTKTMTVEDVISAVSSYAANYAAELLKQIKEAVAYDVEARYKKDDRNTNRFKESITMNKFTTMNSERISIKLRKWGEIGKIEPDEDYTEEDENKYRIIKPGEGSAELIIDSSVSVGDGGPNTWNMSESSEEETNDIEIAAEVKKKETIVLDNIELSGDSEEETVEMLNLKDIS, encoded by the exons ATGAAGGAATCTTTGTTAACCAATTGTGAAAgaaagtttgtaaataaatcagTGGAACGAGGAACG cgaTTAGATggcagaaatttattggaagcGCGACctgttaaaatttattttggatcAAATTGGGGTAGCTGTATGGTTTTACTTGGGCAAACTag agCTGTGGTGCAAGTAACTTCTGATATTCAACAACCTAAAACATCTCGTCCCAATGAAGGGATGTTGCATATAAATGTTGAACTTAATCCAATGGCTGCACAACATTTTGATGCTGGTAAACAATCTGAGTCTTCGATATTGATTAGCAGACAACTGGAAAAGTGTTTCAAAGATTCTAAGTGTATAGACTTAGAATCCTTATGTATTGTAGCTGATAAGAAG GCATGGAACTTAAGAGTcgacattaatattattaatcatgatggaaatttaattgattgTGCATCAATTGCAACATTAGCTGCTCTGTCACATTTTCATAGGCCAGATGTGACTTCAACTGGCGAAGACATTATAATTCATCCATTTTCTGAAAAAGATCCTTTGCCTTTGACATTATATCATTATCCAGTTTGTGTCTCTTTTATAACATTTGAGAG tGGAAACACAATTATGGATCCCACATATCTAGAAGAACGAGTTGGTGTAGCTCAACTTACTCTTGGTGTAAATTCGTACAGAGAAGTTTGTagtttgcattttaattatttaaccaaaaCTATGACTGTGGAAGATGTTATATCAGCAGTATCTAGTTATGCAGCAAACTATGCAGCCGAATTACTGAAACAGATTAAAGAGGCAGTAGCATATGATGTAGAAGCAAg GTATAAGAAAGATGACCGTAATACAAATCGTTTTAAAGAATCTAtaacaatgaataaatttactaCAATGAACAGTGAACGCATTAGTATTAAACTACGTAAATGGGGTGAAATAGGAAAAATCGAACCTGatg AAGATTATACAGAAgaggatgaaaataaatataggaTTATAAAACCTGGAGAAGGTTCTGCTGAATTAATAATAGATAGT agTGTATCGGTTGGTGACGGTGGACCAAATACGTGGAATATGTCGGAATCCTCCGAGGAAGAAACAAATGACATTGAAATTGCAGCTGAagtgaagaagaaagaaacgatagTGTTAGATAACATAG AATTAAGCGGAGATAGCGAAGAAGAAACAGTTGAAATGctgaatttaaaagatatatcataa
- the LOC128876501 gene encoding high mobility group protein B1-like isoform X1, with the protein MVYINIFVIITILGNLSISSGRNIKKEYSTIMESSDRKNVYLTKTGDNSLNTGMRDTMIVGQTNMTPECGEPVMKPGNVSSVSNNQAKWSNMQSKNFIINAVPVKNEIVHLEDGAHCNKKMHYYERHYVSHDETEKPTRRGTKRYRDKDAPKRALSAFFYFCQELRGKMRELHPEMGVGDIAKELGKLWMSTDLQTKSKYMAIAEEDRARYEREIIAYNKRVKNYDPEEVGPV; encoded by the exons Atggtttatataaatatattcgtg attaTTACAATTTTGGGAAACTTATCAATCTCTTCAggacgaaatattaaaaaagaatattctacAATCATGGAATCATCTGAcaggaaaaatgtttatcttaCAAAGACGGGTGATAACTCTTTAAATACTGGAATGAGAGACACAATGATCGTTGGTCAAACAAATATGACACCAG AATGTGGGGAACCTGTAATGAAACCTGGAAATGTATCCAGTGTTTCAAACAATCAAGCAAAATGGTCAAATAtgcaaagtaaaaattttattattaatgcagTACcagtaaaaaatgaa ATTGTACATCTTGAAGATGGAGCACATTGCAATAAGAAAATGCACTACTATGAAAGACATTATGTGAGCCATGATGAAACAGAAAAACCAACACGTAGGGGAACTAAAAGATACAGAGACAAAGATGCACCAAAAAGAGCATT gtctgcatttttctatttttgccAAGAGTTACGTGGAAAAATGAGAGAATTACATCCAGAAATGGGAGTAGGCGATATTGCCAAAGAGTTGGGTAAACTATGGATGAGTACAGATCTTCAAACAAAATCAAAGTATATGGCAATAGCAGAAGAAGATAGAGCCAGATATGaaaga gaaataattgcatataataaaagagtaaaaaattatgatcCAGAGGAAGTTGGGCCTGTGTAa
- the LOC128876501 gene encoding high mobility group protein B1-like isoform X2 — MESSDRKNVYLTKTGDNSLNTGMRDTMIVGQTNMTPECGEPVMKPGNVSSVSNNQAKWSNMQSKNFIINAVPVKNEIVHLEDGAHCNKKMHYYERHYVSHDETEKPTRRGTKRYRDKDAPKRALSAFFYFCQELRGKMRELHPEMGVGDIAKELGKLWMSTDLQTKSKYMAIAEEDRARYEREIIAYNKRVKNYDPEEVGPV, encoded by the exons ATGGAATCATCTGAcaggaaaaatgtttatcttaCAAAGACGGGTGATAACTCTTTAAATACTGGAATGAGAGACACAATGATCGTTGGTCAAACAAATATGACACCAG AATGTGGGGAACCTGTAATGAAACCTGGAAATGTATCCAGTGTTTCAAACAATCAAGCAAAATGGTCAAATAtgcaaagtaaaaattttattattaatgcagTACcagtaaaaaatgaa ATTGTACATCTTGAAGATGGAGCACATTGCAATAAGAAAATGCACTACTATGAAAGACATTATGTGAGCCATGATGAAACAGAAAAACCAACACGTAGGGGAACTAAAAGATACAGAGACAAAGATGCACCAAAAAGAGCATT gtctgcatttttctatttttgccAAGAGTTACGTGGAAAAATGAGAGAATTACATCCAGAAATGGGAGTAGGCGATATTGCCAAAGAGTTGGGTAAACTATGGATGAGTACAGATCTTCAAACAAAATCAAAGTATATGGCAATAGCAGAAGAAGATAGAGCCAGATATGaaaga gaaataattgcatataataaaagagtaaaaaattatgatcCAGAGGAAGTTGGGCCTGTGTAa
- the LOC128876499 gene encoding alkylated DNA repair protein alkB homolog 8 isoform X1, which yields MEEKLIKKSNRKQKRAYHRLFKDMNIKCCDNVTKNVMICNGGLVTGLQRETLQSIVDPLISKYDLVMIPNKSYCFIKCYSNKDAEHIYNQIHGCVKLKEQSTPLYASFTESVPNIDYHQLSSDLPSGLRLIENIITKEEEEALLKSINWSDEASKSSELKHRKVKHFGYEFQYDSNTVDPHESISPIPEIYKFLQVLFKKYDVLYDYDQLTINRYLPGQGIPSHIDTHSIFEDTILSLSLGSACIMDFKREDKRVAILLPPRSLLIMSGEARYAWSHGICPRHNDVVETVNGITTQPRGTRVSFTFRKVRSGDCYCTFPEYCDTKKTCTDTLIDNKVATGIENSYVHEVYEKISSHFDETRHKQWPNVSKFLQSLSPGDILLDVGCGNGKYLHEQKHIFKIGCDRSQNLMKICHSKNFEVFLSDCLYLPYKSNSLDAAISIAVIHHLSTHERRKQAISELARVLKPNGKCLIYVWAKEQEKDSTRSAYLKYNITTKENEPACKQKLTEYGVTLPVHENRTKFVSTDMLVPWKRKGGGDFLRYYHVFEENELAQLCSEVFAFTIKNTYYDQGNWCVLLQKK from the exons atgGAAGAGAAGTTAATTAAGAAAAGTAATCGTAAACAGAAAAGAGCTTACCATAGGCTTTTTAaagatatgaatattaaatgctgtgataatgtaacaaaa AATGTAATGATTTGTAATGGTGGTTTAGTAACTGGACTTCAAAGGGAAACATTACAAAGTATTGTAGATCCATTGATCAGTAAATATGACTTAGTAATGATACCAAACAAATCATATTGTTTTATCAAATGTTATTCTAATAAAGATGctgaacatatatataatcaAATTCATGGTTGTGTTAAACTTAAAGAACAAAGTACACCATTGTATGCATCATTTACAGAATCag TTCCCAATATAGATTACCATCAATTATCTTCTGATCTTCCTTCTGGGCTTAGgctaatagaaaatattataactaaagaagaagaagaggctttgttaaaatcaattaattgGAGTGATGAGG CATCAAAATCATCTGAGTTAAAACATAGAAAAGTTAAACATTTTGGATATGAATTTCAATATGATTCGAATACAGTAGATCCTCATGAATCAATTTCACCTATTCCTGAAAtctataaatttttgcaaGTATTATTCAAAAAGTATGATGTACTGTATGATTATGatcaattaacaattaatcGCTACCTACCTGGTCAAg GAATTCCATCACACATTGACACACATAGTATTTTTGAAGATACTATATTATCTTTGTCATTGGGTTCAGCATGTATCATGGATTTTAAACGAGAAGATAAAAGAGTTGCTATTCTTTTACCGCCTCGTTCATTGTTAATTATGTCAGGGGAAGCTCGATATGCATGGTCACATGGAATTTGTCCAAGACACAATGATGTAGTAGAGACTGTAAATGGAATTACAACGCAGCCACGAGGTACAAGGGTATCGTTTACATTCAGAAAAGTGAGGAGTGGTGATTGCTATTGCACTTTTCCAGAATATTGtgacacaaaaaaaacttGTACCGATACTCTTATTGATAATAAAGTGGCCACAGGAATAGAAAATTCTTATGTCCATGAA gtTTATGAAAAGATTTCAAGTCATTTTGATGAAACAAGACATAAACAGTGGCCGAATGTGTCAAAATTTCTTCAGTCACTAAGTCCAGGTGATATTCTCTTAGACGTAGGTTGTGGAAATGGCAAATATCTCCATGaacaaaaacatatatttaag ATTGGATGTGATAGAAGTCAGAATTTAATGAAGATATGTCACAGTAAAaattttgaagtatttttatCCGATTGTTTATACTTACCATATAAAAGCAATAGTTTAGATGCAGCGATAAGTATAGCGGTAATTCATCATCTTTCAACTCATGAAAGAAGAAAGCAAGCAATTTCTGAATTAGCACGAGTTCTTAAACcaaatggaaaatgtttaatttatgtatgGGCGAAAGAGCAAGAAAAGGATTCCACTCGATCagcttatttaaaatacaatataaccacaaaagaaaacgaacctgcgtgtaaacaaaaattgacagAATATGGTGTAACACTACCAGTACACGAAAATCGCACAAAATTTGTGTCTACTGATATGCTTGTTCCTTGGAAAAGAAAGGGAGGAGGAGATTTCCTCAGATATTATCATgtattcgaagaaaatgaattagCACAATTATGTTCAGAAGTATTTGcctttacaataaaaaatacatactaTGATCAAGGGAATTGGTGtgtacttttacaaaaaaaatga
- the LOC128876499 gene encoding alkylated DNA repair protein alkB homolog 8 isoform X3, translating into MEEKLIKKSNRKQKRAYHRLFKDMNIKCCDNVTKNVMICNGGLVTGLQRETLQSIVDPLISKYDLVMIPNKSYCFIKCYSNKDAEHIYNQIHGCVKLKEQSTPLYASFTESVPNIDYHQLSSDLPSGLRLIENIITKEEEEALLKSINWSDEGEARYAWSHGICPRHNDVVETVNGITTQPRGTRVSFTFRKVRSGDCYCTFPEYCDTKKTCTDTLIDNKVATGIENSYVHEVYEKISSHFDETRHKQWPNVSKFLQSLSPGDILLDVGCGNGKYLHEQKHIFKIGCDRSQNLMKICHSKNFEVFLSDCLYLPYKSNSLDAAISIAVIHHLSTHERRKQAISELARVLKPNGKCLIYVWAKEQEKDSTRSAYLKYNITTKENEPACKQKLTEYGVTLPVHENRTKFVSTDMLVPWKRKGGGDFLRYYHVFEENELAQLCSEVFAFTIKNTYYDQGNWCVLLQKK; encoded by the exons atgGAAGAGAAGTTAATTAAGAAAAGTAATCGTAAACAGAAAAGAGCTTACCATAGGCTTTTTAaagatatgaatattaaatgctgtgataatgtaacaaaa AATGTAATGATTTGTAATGGTGGTTTAGTAACTGGACTTCAAAGGGAAACATTACAAAGTATTGTAGATCCATTGATCAGTAAATATGACTTAGTAATGATACCAAACAAATCATATTGTTTTATCAAATGTTATTCTAATAAAGATGctgaacatatatataatcaAATTCATGGTTGTGTTAAACTTAAAGAACAAAGTACACCATTGTATGCATCATTTACAGAATCag TTCCCAATATAGATTACCATCAATTATCTTCTGATCTTCCTTCTGGGCTTAGgctaatagaaaatattataactaaagaagaagaagaggctttgttaaaatcaattaattgGAGTGATGAGG GGGAAGCTCGATATGCATGGTCACATGGAATTTGTCCAAGACACAATGATGTAGTAGAGACTGTAAATGGAATTACAACGCAGCCACGAGGTACAAGGGTATCGTTTACATTCAGAAAAGTGAGGAGTGGTGATTGCTATTGCACTTTTCCAGAATATTGtgacacaaaaaaaacttGTACCGATACTCTTATTGATAATAAAGTGGCCACAGGAATAGAAAATTCTTATGTCCATGAA gtTTATGAAAAGATTTCAAGTCATTTTGATGAAACAAGACATAAACAGTGGCCGAATGTGTCAAAATTTCTTCAGTCACTAAGTCCAGGTGATATTCTCTTAGACGTAGGTTGTGGAAATGGCAAATATCTCCATGaacaaaaacatatatttaag ATTGGATGTGATAGAAGTCAGAATTTAATGAAGATATGTCACAGTAAAaattttgaagtatttttatCCGATTGTTTATACTTACCATATAAAAGCAATAGTTTAGATGCAGCGATAAGTATAGCGGTAATTCATCATCTTTCAACTCATGAAAGAAGAAAGCAAGCAATTTCTGAATTAGCACGAGTTCTTAAACcaaatggaaaatgtttaatttatgtatgGGCGAAAGAGCAAGAAAAGGATTCCACTCGATCagcttatttaaaatacaatataaccacaaaagaaaacgaacctgcgtgtaaacaaaaattgacagAATATGGTGTAACACTACCAGTACACGAAAATCGCACAAAATTTGTGTCTACTGATATGCTTGTTCCTTGGAAAAGAAAGGGAGGAGGAGATTTCCTCAGATATTATCATgtattcgaagaaaatgaattagCACAATTATGTTCAGAAGTATTTGcctttacaataaaaaatacatactaTGATCAAGGGAATTGGTGtgtacttttacaaaaaaaatga
- the LOC128876499 gene encoding alkylated DNA repair protein alkB homolog 8 isoform X2: MIPNKSYCFIKCYSNKDAEHIYNQIHGCVKLKEQSTPLYASFTESVPNIDYHQLSSDLPSGLRLIENIITKEEEEALLKSINWSDEASKSSELKHRKVKHFGYEFQYDSNTVDPHESISPIPEIYKFLQVLFKKYDVLYDYDQLTINRYLPGQGIPSHIDTHSIFEDTILSLSLGSACIMDFKREDKRVAILLPPRSLLIMSGEARYAWSHGICPRHNDVVETVNGITTQPRGTRVSFTFRKVRSGDCYCTFPEYCDTKKTCTDTLIDNKVATGIENSYVHEVYEKISSHFDETRHKQWPNVSKFLQSLSPGDILLDVGCGNGKYLHEQKHIFKIGCDRSQNLMKICHSKNFEVFLSDCLYLPYKSNSLDAAISIAVIHHLSTHERRKQAISELARVLKPNGKCLIYVWAKEQEKDSTRSAYLKYNITTKENEPACKQKLTEYGVTLPVHENRTKFVSTDMLVPWKRKGGGDFLRYYHVFEENELAQLCSEVFAFTIKNTYYDQGNWCVLLQKK; the protein is encoded by the exons ATGATACCAAACAAATCATATTGTTTTATCAAATGTTATTCTAATAAAGATGctgaacatatatataatcaAATTCATGGTTGTGTTAAACTTAAAGAACAAAGTACACCATTGTATGCATCATTTACAGAATCag TTCCCAATATAGATTACCATCAATTATCTTCTGATCTTCCTTCTGGGCTTAGgctaatagaaaatattataactaaagaagaagaagaggctttgttaaaatcaattaattgGAGTGATGAGG CATCAAAATCATCTGAGTTAAAACATAGAAAAGTTAAACATTTTGGATATGAATTTCAATATGATTCGAATACAGTAGATCCTCATGAATCAATTTCACCTATTCCTGAAAtctataaatttttgcaaGTATTATTCAAAAAGTATGATGTACTGTATGATTATGatcaattaacaattaatcGCTACCTACCTGGTCAAg GAATTCCATCACACATTGACACACATAGTATTTTTGAAGATACTATATTATCTTTGTCATTGGGTTCAGCATGTATCATGGATTTTAAACGAGAAGATAAAAGAGTTGCTATTCTTTTACCGCCTCGTTCATTGTTAATTATGTCAGGGGAAGCTCGATATGCATGGTCACATGGAATTTGTCCAAGACACAATGATGTAGTAGAGACTGTAAATGGAATTACAACGCAGCCACGAGGTACAAGGGTATCGTTTACATTCAGAAAAGTGAGGAGTGGTGATTGCTATTGCACTTTTCCAGAATATTGtgacacaaaaaaaacttGTACCGATACTCTTATTGATAATAAAGTGGCCACAGGAATAGAAAATTCTTATGTCCATGAA gtTTATGAAAAGATTTCAAGTCATTTTGATGAAACAAGACATAAACAGTGGCCGAATGTGTCAAAATTTCTTCAGTCACTAAGTCCAGGTGATATTCTCTTAGACGTAGGTTGTGGAAATGGCAAATATCTCCATGaacaaaaacatatatttaag ATTGGATGTGATAGAAGTCAGAATTTAATGAAGATATGTCACAGTAAAaattttgaagtatttttatCCGATTGTTTATACTTACCATATAAAAGCAATAGTTTAGATGCAGCGATAAGTATAGCGGTAATTCATCATCTTTCAACTCATGAAAGAAGAAAGCAAGCAATTTCTGAATTAGCACGAGTTCTTAAACcaaatggaaaatgtttaatttatgtatgGGCGAAAGAGCAAGAAAAGGATTCCACTCGATCagcttatttaaaatacaatataaccacaaaagaaaacgaacctgcgtgtaaacaaaaattgacagAATATGGTGTAACACTACCAGTACACGAAAATCGCACAAAATTTGTGTCTACTGATATGCTTGTTCCTTGGAAAAGAAAGGGAGGAGGAGATTTCCTCAGATATTATCATgtattcgaagaaaatgaattagCACAATTATGTTCAGAAGTATTTGcctttacaataaaaaatacatactaTGATCAAGGGAATTGGTGtgtacttttacaaaaaaaatga